A segment of the Fusobacterium ulcerans genome:
TTTAAAAGATCTTGATGAAAAAGCTCTTATCAGAATACTTACAGAACCTAAAAACGCAATCGTTAAGCAGTACAAAAAACTGTTTGATTTAGAAGGAGTAGATTTAGAGTTTACTCCAGAAGCACTTAAAAAAATCGCCGTTCTTGCTCTTGAAAGAAAAATAGGAGCAAGAGGTCTTAGAGCAATAATAGAACAAACTATGCTTGAATTAATGTACGAAGTTCCTTCTGATGATTCTATATCTAAGGTTACAATTGGAGAAGAAGCCGTCCTTGATTCAACAAAAGCTATTATTGAAAAAGAACAAAAAAATTAGGAGGGATAACTTTATGAGTAAAACACTATTTTTACCTACTAGGGACTTAGTTATCTTCCCAGGTATAGTAACACCTATATATGTAGGTAGAGTAAAAAGTATCAATACACTGGAATCAGCTGTAAACAGCAAAAGCAAATTAGTACTAGGGATGCAGAAGGATCCTTCTAAAGAGAATCCTGATTTTCCTGAAGATATATACAATATTGGAGTAATAGTCAACATACTTCAAATAGTTAAAATGCCTAACAATAACATAAAAGTATTGGTAGAAGCAGAAGATAGAGTAACTATTGATGGAATAGAGGTAGGAGAGACTGAATATAAAGCTACATATAAAATTTTGAAATGTACTAATGGAAAAACTAAAGAAACTGAGGCAGTATATAGAAAAGTTTTAAGCTACTTTGAAAAATATGTAGGTTTAACTGGGAAGATATCTTCAGAACTTTTAGTCAACCTAAAAGGTATCAAAGATATTAATAATGCTTTTGATATTATTTCATCTAATCTTCCTGTAAAAAGTGAAATAAGACAGGAACTTTTAGAAATATTTGATATCAAAGAAAGAGGATATAAGCTATTAGAACTTCTTACTAACGAAATGGAAATAGCTTCTCTTGAAAAGAAAATAGATGATAAAGTAAAAACAAAAATGAACGAAGCTCAAAAAGCTTACTACATAAAAGAAAAAATATCTGCTATGAAAGAAGAATTGGGAGATTATTCACAAGATGATGATATGCTTGATCTTGTTGAAAAACTAAAGAAAGCTAAACTTCCTAAAGAAGTTAAACAAAAACTTGATGTTGAGATGAAAAAGCTTTCTAAAATGCCTCCATTCTCTGCTGAAGCAACAGTATCAAGAAATTATATTGAAACTGTACTTGATCTTCCATGGGAAAAAACTACTAAAGATATTCTTGACTTGAAAAAAGCCAATGAAATTTTAGAAAGAGATCACTATGGATTAAAAGATGCTAAAAACAGAGTTTTAGATTATCTTTCTGTGAAGAAACTTAATCCAAATATGAAAGGTGGAATCCTTTGTCTTGCAGGACCTCCTGGAATAGGAAAAACTTCCCTTGTTAAGTCTATAGCTGATGCTATGGGAAGAAAATTTGTAAGAGTGTCTCTTGGTGGAGTAAGAGATGAAGCTGAAATAAGAGGACACAGAAGAACATATATTGGTTCTATGCCTGGTAAACTTATCAAAGCTATGAAAGATGCTGGAACTAAAAACCCTGTTATCTTGCTGGATGAAATAGATAAAATGTCTAATGACTACAAAGGAGATCCAGCTTCAGCTATGCTTGAAGTACTTGATCCTGAACAAAACAGCCATTTTGAAGATCACTACGTTGATATGCCTTTTGACCTTTCAAAAGTATTCTTTGTAGCAACAGCAAATGATCTTAGAAATGTTTCTCCTCCTTTGAGAGACAGAATGGAAATAATAAATATCTCTTCATATACAGAGTTTGAAAAACTTCATATAGCTAAAAAATATCTTATCAAACAAGCTAAAGAAGAAAATGGACTTAAAGATTATGATATTCATATTCCTGATAGTGTCATCATGAAAATTATTGATGAATATACTAGAGAAGCTGGAGTAAGAAATCTAAAAAGAGAAATTATAACTCTTTGCAGAAAAATAGCTAGAGAAGTAGTTGAGCAAAAGAAAAAGAAATTCACAATAAAAAGCTCAAGTCTTGAAAAACTTTTAGGAAAACCTAAATTCAGACCTGAAAAGGCTAAGGAAAAACAACCTAAACAAGGTGTAGTAAATGGATTAGCATGGACTTCTGTAGGAGGAGTTACTCTTGAAGTACAAGGAGTCTCTATCCCTGGTAAAGGAGAAATATCTCTAACTGGAACATTAGGAAATGTAATGAAAGAATCAGCTCAAGTAGCATTTACTTATGTAAAAGCTAACCTTGATAAATATAAATTAGAAAACCCAGAATTCTTTGAAAAGAAGAATATACATCTTCACTTCCCAGAGGGAGCAACACCTAAAGATGGTCCTTCTGCTGGTATAACTATTGTTACAGCTATACTTTCTGTCCTTACTGGAAGACAGGTAAGACAGGATATAGCAATGACTGGTGAAGTTACTATTACTGGAGATGTCCTAGCAATAGGCGGAGTAAAAGAAAAAGTTATAGGAGCTCACAGAGCTGGTATCAGAGAAGTTATCCTTCCTGATGACAATAGAATGGATGAAAGTGATATTCCTTCTGAAGTAGCAAAAACTATGACTATCCACTTTGCTAAAACATATGATGATGTAGAAAAACTGGTTTTTGCAGACAAATAATTTTTTAAGTGAGGAAGATTTATGAATGTAAAACAGGCAGATTTTGTTAAATCGGCAGTTTATGAAAAAGATTACCCAGAGCAATTAAATAATATGGAATTTGCTTTTGTAGGAAGATCTAATGTAGGAAAATCCTCTTTAATCAACAGCATTACTGGTAGAAAAAAATTGGCAAAAACAAGTAAAACTCCAGGAAGGACTCAACTTATAAACTATTTCAAAATAAATAATGAATTCTTTATAGTTGACCTTCCAGGATATGGATTTGCCAAAGTACCTAAAGAGATGAAGGCTGAATGGGGAAAAACAATGGATAGATATATTGCCAGTCCAAGAAAAAAACTGGTATTTGTCCTTTTAGATATAAGAAGAATCCCTAGTCAGGAAGATATAGAAATGCTTGTATATCTTGATCACCATGATATCCCTTTTAAAATAATTTTTACTAAAATAGATAAAGTTTCAAATAATGAAAAATTTAAAGTAATGAAAGAAATAAAGAAAAAGATAGAATTTCATAATGAGGATGTTTTCTTTCATTCTTCACTTTCAGATAATGGAAAAGAAGATATTCTTAATTTTATAGAAACTATGTTGGAAAAGAATGATTAAATATTATATATAAGTTTATTGGGAGGAATTTTAAATGGAAGAACTTAATAAGACTTATTCCCCTAAGGAAATAGAGTCAAAATGGTATAAGATCTGGGAAGATTCTAAATACTTTGCAGGAAAAATGGAAGAAGGAAAAGAAAGCTATTCAATAGTTATCCCTCCTCCAAACGTCACTGGTATACTTCATATGGGGCATATACTTAATAACTCTATCCAAGATACTCTAGTAAGATATAAGAGAATGTGTGGTTATAATACTTTATGGCTTCCAGGATGTGACCATGCTGGAATAGCTACTCAAAATAAAGTTGAAAGAAAACTTGCTGAAGAGGGATTAAAAAAAGAAGATTTAGGAAGAGAAAAATTTATTGAAGAAACTTGGAAATGGAAAGAAAAGCATGGTGGTATTATCACTACTCAATTAAGAAAAATTGGTGCTTCTCTTGACTGGGACAGAGAAAGATTTACAATGGATGAAGGACTTTCAAAAGCTGTAAGAGAAATATTTGTTCACTTATATAATGATGGACTTATCTATCAAGGTGAATACATGGTAAACTGGTGCCCAAGATGTGGTACTGCTCTTGCTGACGATGAAGTTGAACATGTGGAAAAAGATGGTCATTTATGGCATGTTAAATATCCAGTAAAAGATTCTGATGAATTTATAATAATAGCTACTTCAAGACCTGAAACAATGCTGGCTGACGTAGCAGTTGCTGTACATCCTGAAGATGACAGATATAAACACCTTATAGGAAAAAAACTTATCCTTCCATTAGTAGGAAGAGAAATTCCTGTAATAGCTGATGATTATGTAGATAGAGAATTTGGAACTGGAGCTCTTAAAATAACTCCTGCTCATGACCCTAATGACTTTAATGTAGGGAAAAAACATGATCTTCCTATAATCAACATGCTTACAAAAGAAGCTACAGTTACTGATGAATTTCCTAAATATGCTGGACTAGACAGATTTGAAGCTAGAAAAGTAATGGTTGAAGAATTAAAAGAAACTGGAGCTCTTATTAAAGTAGAAAATATAAAACACAATGTAGGTCAATGCTATAGATGTCAAACTGTAGTTGAACCAAGAGTTTCTAAACAATGGTTTGTAAAAACTGAAACTTTAGCTCAAAAAGCTTTGGAAGTAGTAAGAAATGGTGAAATAAAAATCATGCCTAAGAGAATGGAGAAAATCTATTACAACTGGCTTGAAAATATAAGAGACTGGTGTATCTCAAGACAACTTTGGTGGGGACATAGAATCCCAGCATGGTATGGTCCTGATAAGTACATATTTGTAGCAAGAGATGAAAATGAAGCTAAAGAAATGGCTGTTAAACATTATGGAAAAGAAATGGAATTAATTCAGGAAGAAGATGTACTAGATACTTGGTTCTCATCTGCATTATGGCCTTTCTCTACAATGGGATGGCCTGAAAAAACTAAAGAACTTGAAACTTTCTATCCTACATCTACACTTGTAACAGGAGCAGATATCATCTTCTTCTGGGTAGCTAGAATGATCATGTTTGGGCTTTATGAAATGAAAGAGATTCCTTTCAAAGATGTATTCTTCCACGGAATTGTAAGAGATGAGCTTGGTAGAAAAATGTCTAAATCATTAGGAAATTCTCCTGATCCATTGAATTTAATAGAAGAATTCGGAGCAGATGCTATCAGATTCTCTATGATATATAACACATCTCAAGGGCAAGATGTACACTTCTCTGAGAAACTTCTTGAAATGGGAAGAAACTTTGCTAACAAAATATGGAACGTTGCAAGATTTGTTATCATGAACCTTGAAGGATTTGATGTAAAATCTGTAAATAAAGAAGAGCTTAAACTTGAATTGGTTGATAAATGGATATTCTCTAGAATGAATGAAACTTCTAAAGAAGTAGCTGACTACATTGATAAATTCCAATTAGATGACGCTGCTAAGGCTGTTTATGAATTCTTAAGAGGAGACTTCTGTGACTGGTATGTTGAACTTGCAAAAGTAAGACTATACAATGATGATGAAGCTGGAAAAGCATCTAAAACAACTGCTCAATATGTACTTTGGACAGTATTGGAAGCTGGACTTAGAATGCTTCACCCATTTATGCCGTTCATAACAGAAGAGATCTGGCAGAAAATTAAAGTTGAAGGAGATTCTATTATGATACAGCAATATCCTGTAGCTGATGAATCACTAATCAACAGAGACATAGAAAATTCATTTGAGTATATTAAAGATGTTATTTCTTCTTTAAGAAACATTAAAGCTGAAATGGGAATCTCTCCAGCTAAAGAAGTAAAAGTTGTTATCAAAACTTCTGATGAAATGGAACTAAAAACTCTTGAAGACAACTACATTTTCATAACTAAGTTAGCTAAAATAGAAGAACTTAAGTATGGTAAAGATATGGAAAAACCTGAACAAAGTGGATTCAGAGTAGCTGGAAATTCTGAAGTATATATGATACTTACTGGACTTTTAAATGCTGAAGTAGAAATCAAAAAAATTCAAGAACAGATAGAAAAAGTACAAAAAGATCTTGATAAAGTTAATGCTAAACTTTCTGATGAAAGATTTACTTCTAAAGCTCCTGCCCATATTCTGGAGAGAGAAAGAAGAATTCAAAAAGAACATCAAGATAAGATGGATAAACTTACTGAGAACCTTAAAAACTTTATGTAATATTAAAAATCTATTTTAAAAAACTTAAGAAAGTTGTATAATGAAATTGTAGAAGGCTTTTTTAAGGAGGTAGATCTTATGAATTTACAAGAGATGGTTTTCAGAGCCCTTTTGGACTTCGAAGCTCAAGGGGAAATATATATAGAAAAAGAGAGAGTAACACTTGGCTGTATGGCTAATGGAAGTGAAATGGAAACTGTAAGAAAGTTTTTAAATACTGTTGAACTACAGGAAAAATTTAAAGATTATCCTTTAAGTGAAATCAATAACGCTGTACAAAGTCTTGTAGAAAAAGATTTTATAAAAGCTAGAAGAGTTACTACTACTACTGGTGTTAACTTCTATGAAATTCTAAATAGTGAATGTGATTTAGAAGAGTTCTTAGAGGGATAAAAGTATTTTATTTTGAGAAAATAGGGCTGGCTCAAAAGTTAATTTTGACCAGCCTATTATTTTATCTTTATTTAAGGAGGATTAAATGATAAAAGCTGTATTTTTTGATATTGATGGAACTCTTGTAAGTTTTAATACTCATAAAGTTCCTGAAAGTACAATGAAAGCTTTTGAGCTGCTTCATGAGAAGGGAATAAAAACATTTGTTGCAACAGGAAGACATCCTTCAATTATGTCATTAGGCAACAATCTTGATCAATTAAAATTTGATGGCTATGTAACTCTTAATGGACAGTATTGTTTTAATGATAAAGAGATAATATATAAAAATAGTATATCTCCTGAAGATATAAAAAACCTTGTTGAATTTCTAAAAGACTATCCTCATCCTTGTGGTTTTGTAGAAGGAGATGGGGGAATGTATATTAATCATATAAATGATAATGTTAAAGCTGTTTTGGATGCTGTAAACCTTCCTATGCTTCCTATAAAGGATGTATCTAGAGCTTTAGAGAATGAAGTATTTCAGTTAAATCCTTATGTATCTCCTGAAGAGGAACATATTTTTATGAATGCATTAAAAAATTGTGAAGCTACAAGATGGAATCCACTATTTTTAGACGTCATCCCTGCTGGCGGAGGAAAACATGTAGCAGTGGAAAAAGTCAGAGAATATTATGGTTTTTCTAAAGAGGAAACTATGGCCTTTGGAGATGGGGGAAATGACATCACTATGCTTTCAAATGTAGGAATAGGAGTTGCCATGGGAAATGCTAATGATGATGTAAAAGAGATTGCTGATTATGTTACTGATACAGTAGATAATGATGGAATCTTTAAAGCTCTTAAGCATTTTTCTATTATTTAAAAAATATACAATTTTTTATATTAAATATATTAAAAAAACTCTTTTTATTAATTTTTTATTATTGTATCATTTCTAAAAATAAAGTTCAATATATAAAAAATTTATGTAACTGAACTTTTTATTTTAATTTTTAAAACTTATTGTATTAAATAAAAACATTATTCTATTTTTTTCAAAAAATAAAATAAAATATTTTAATTTTTTTTATAAAAAAGTTATGAAATATAAGATTTTTATGATAAAATAGATGTACGCATAGTTATTTATTACATATATATTTCTTTGGGGAGTGGTCAAATGGATTTACATTATTTAAAAATATTTTATGAAGTAGCAAAAGAGAAAAGTTTTACTAAGGCAGCAAGCAAACTTTACATCAATCAATCAGCTGTATCTATTCAAGTTAAAAAATTTGAAGAGATTTTAAATGCAAAACTTTTTGACAGAAGTTCTAAAAAAATTAAGCTTACTTATACTGGGGAAGCTCTATATAAAATGGCTGAAGATATATTCGACAAAGTTAAAAGAGCAGAAAAAGAAATATCTAGAATTATTGATCTGGATAGAGCTAGAATCTCTATAGGAGCTACATCTGTTATTGGTGAACCTCTTATCCCAAGATTAATGAAAGGATTTTCTAAGGCTCATGAAGAAATCGAGTATGATGTAACTATTGCTGATAAGGCATGGCTTTTAAAACTATTAAAAGAGGGAGATCTTGATATCCTGATCATAGATGAGGAACATATCACTGACTCTAACCTTGAAGTTTTAACTATTGAAAAAATGCCTTATGTTCTTGTAAGTAAAAAAGAGTATCATAGTATGGAAAGTGTGTCTAAAGATCCACTTATCACTAGAAAAACTATTCCTAATAATAATGAAGCTATTGCTGTAATTGAAGATAAATACAGAATATCTTTTGATACAAAGATATCTGTACTTGGAAACCTTGAAGTAATAAAAGGAATGGTAAGAGAAGAGATAGGAAATGTAATCCTTCCTTATTATGCAGTTCATAAAGAGATCGAAAGAGGAGAATTCAAAATAATCTATAAGGTTAATGAAGTAAAAGATGGATATCAGGTAGTTATCACAAAAGATAAGAAAAGCCTTATTCAAATTATCAAATTCATCAACTTTATACAGGATTACAAGATTCAATATTAGGAGGTTGAATGAACTTAATAGATTCATACAAGACAGAACTTGTACTTCTTGAAAATTTTATCAAGGAAGAAGAAAAAAGAAAAGAAACTGAAAAAGTTGCCAAAGTTTTGGCAGAGGTTTTCAACAATGGAAATAAAGTATTGATATGTGGTAATGGTGGAAGCAACTGTGATGCTCTGCACTTTGCAGAGGAATTTACAGGAAGATTCAGAGGAGACAGAAGAGCTCTTCCTGTTATAGCAATATCAGAATCATCTCATATAACTTGTGTAGGGAATGACTATGGATTTGATTATGTCTTTTCAAGAGGTGTAGAAGCCTATGGGAAGTCTGGAGATATGTTTATAGGTATTTCTACCAGCGGAAACTCTGGCAATGTAATTAAGGCTGTAGAGGCTGCTAAGAAGATAGGGATGAAAACTTGTGTCCTTCTGGGAAAAGATGGAGGAAAACTTAAAGGAATGTGTGATTATGAATTTATTATTCCTGGAAAAACTTCTGACAGAGTACAGGAGATACATATGATGATACTTCATATCATCATTGAAGGTGTAGAAAGAATAATGTTCCCTGAGAACTACTAATACAAAAAGAGCCTGAATAAATATATTCAAGCTCTTTTTTGATTTACAGTAACTACTCAATTTTCAAAGACGAAAAAAGATTCAAAATCATTTTTTGAATTTGAATCCTAACTTTATTATACAAATAATTACTCTTCTTGTAAAACACAAATTATAAAAGAGAGCTGATTTTATTATTTAATTCTTCTGAAAATTTGTTTGCTCCTTTCTCATTTAAATGTGTTACATCTTCAAAATATTCAATATTAGAATCTAAGTAATGAGAGTAATCTAAATAATCAATTCCAATATTACTTATAAAAAATTTTTTATATTTTTCTACTATCTCTTTTGGATAACATTTTTCTTCTACTTTTCTTAATGGAGCCATTACCATAAATACTTTTATATTATTTTTTTTACAATATTCTAATATATAAAAAAAATATTTTTTTTGTACTTCTAATATTTCCCATTCTCTTTTGACAGTATCAGATAATTGGCCTTTCTTATTAATTTGTTCATGATACCATCCATTTTCTTCTAATTTATAAGTTTTAATAATTTTTCTATTTTTCATTACTTCTAATAAGGTGTTTAATGAGATTTTAAATTTAGTAGCCTTTTCTTCAAAGTAAAAATTTAATTTATTGATAAAATTTTTACTATTCTCAAAATCTTTCATATATTCATTGGAAAATTTATTCCCATATATATAGTTTCTAGTATCACTAAGAAAAGAAAATTGAAAATAATCTACCCCCATAATTAAATATTTTATTTTTTTATTTGATTTATTTTCTACATATAATAATTTATAATACATTTGATTAAAAGAGTCATTATCATGAGCAAAATTATAAAAATTCCCAAATTTTAACTTGTCAGGATTAATTCCTCTATACATTCTTGAATTTCCCAAAATTATTCCATTATATTTTAGATTTTCAATTCTTTTAAAAGAATACTCTATTTGCTCTTTAGTTGTTAAGCCATATGTTTCTTTTAAAAATTTTGTTGTCAGAACATTTATTAAAAGAAAAATAAATATTCCTATTAAAATATCACTATAAAAACTTCTCTTCAATTTTTTCTCCTTAAAAATTAAAATATAAAAAATCAGATGTTGTACTAAGTAGAAATATACTTAATAGTATATACATAATCTTTTCACTTCTAATATTTTTCTTACTTTTCTCATAACTATTATTCATAAAAACCACTATTATTGTAGCTAGTAATAAGAATACTAAATTAATTTTATTTCCTAACATTCCTATAGTTAATTCTCTATATGACTTTGTCATTTCTCCTATTTGCCCCATATGTGTTCCCGTATATATTAATCCTTTTATATCAAACATTCCTTTTAGTACTTTTATTGCTCCATTTAATGTTTCTGCTCTAAAAAACACCCAAAATATATTTACTAGATTTATTGTTATAAACCATCCTAATAGTTTATTCATTTTTCTTCCACTATTTTTCCATACTCTATGTACTAGAATGCATATTCCATGTAAGCATCCCCATATAATAAAGTTCCATCCTGCTCCATGCCATATTCCACTTGCCATAAATACTATAAATAGATTTCTTAAAGTTTTTCTTTCCCCTAATCTATTTCCTCCAAGTGGAATATATAAATAATTTGTCATAAATCTCCCCAATGTCATATGCCATCTTTTCCAAAATTCCTGTATATTTATTGACTTATATGGTGAGTTGAAGTTTAATGGTAATACTATGTTAAACATAAGAGCTATTCCCATTGCCATATCACAATATCCGCTAAAATCAAAATATAGTTGTAATGTATATGATATTGAAGTCATCCATGCTTCTATAATATTTAATGTTTCCATTTGATCAAATCCTGCATTTGCAAAATTTGCTATTGTATCTGCTATTATTACTTTCTTAGCTAAACCAATGGAAAACATATATAGTCCTCTATTCATATTTTCATAATTTATTACCTTATTTCTTTTATCTTCAAATTGTGAAAGCATTTCATTTGGTAGTACTATTGGTCCTGCTATTAACTGTGGAAAAAATGTTACAAATAGACAATAACTTAAAAAATCATATTTCATACTTTTTTCATTGTAACTATCTATTACAAATGAAAGCTGTTGAAATGTAAAAAATGATATTCCTAATGGCAGTAGTATATGTAATAAGGTAAAATTTGTTCTAAATACTGTATTTATATTTTCTACAAAGAAATCATAATATTTAAAATATCCTAATAACCCTAAATTAAATATTACCCCTACTATCATCCATATTTTTCTTCCTCTTCCAGTTAAGCTTTTATGATTTAATTTATTTCCAATAAAATAATTTATTATTATTGAAGTTAAAATTAAATATAAATATGAAAGATGAAAATATGAATAAAAATATAGGGAAGCTATTACTAGCCACTCTTTAGCTATATTATTTTTACCATATCTATTTAAAGTAAAATATATTATTAATGTAATTGGTAAAAATAGGAAAATAAACTCATATGAATTAAATAACATTATTCCTCCAAGATTTAAATGTTCGCTTTTATGTATAAAAGAGAACTCTTTATTTTTTGCAAATACTCTTTATTTAATAATTTAATAAAAATATTATTAGAATTATTTTTTTAACTTTATTTATTAAAGTTTTTAACTTCTCTACCTTCAAAGGTTTTAAAACTTCGCCTTTATACATAAAAGCGAACTCTTTTTTTCTCAGTTTATTTCTAATATTTTTGACTGTACAAATTTTATTGTTTTTTTAGGAACTATTTCTCTTACTTCTTTTGAGGTTGGACTGCCTATTCTTCTTTTTTTTCTTTTTAAAAGTGAAAATGTTCCTTTATTTTTAAATTTTACTTCTTCATCCATAGCTATTACTTCTGCTATAAGGTTAAATATCTCTTCTATTTCTTCTCTTGCTTCTTTATCTTCTATTGTTTCATCTTGTTCTCTTCTCAATTTCTTGTAATATGATACAAATTCTCTAGTGTTCATATTCTTCCTCCATTAGAGTATTGAGTTCATTTACTTTATCTATCATTTTCATTCTAGGTTTAAATTTAATAACTTTCTTTTCTTCTGTTATCATCATTTCTCTAGTAGCTAGATTTAATATCTTTCTTGGTTTTACTTCTTTCTTTTCAAATATTCCCCAATCTTTTATTATTACTTTTTCTTCTTCTGCTAAAACATCAAAAAGAGCTTTCCAAAAAGAATCTAATCTTTCTTTTGCTTCTCTTATGCTTTTTAGATTCCTTCTTTCTTTGTATAAGGTTAAAAACTCTTTTTCTGTCATTTTATTTCCTTTCTATAATTCCTCTACCGATTTTACTATTCTTCCTACTTCTCCATTACTTATAACAAATATTCTATCACAGTCTTTTAATGTTGTAAGTCTATGAGCTACTATAATCAAAGTTCTATCTTTTGATACATCATAGATTTCTTTCATTATCTCTTCTTCAGTTTCATTATCTAAGGCTGACGTTGCTTCATCTAGTACTAATACTTCTGGATTATCATAAAGAGCTCTAGCTATTGCTATTCTCTGCTTCTGCCCTCCAGATAACATTATTCCTCTATCTCCTACTACTGTTTTTATTCCTTCTTTCTTCTTTAAAAATTCCCATATTCTTGCTTTTTTTAACGATTCTATTAATCTTTCTTCATTGTATTCTCTATTAAATACAACATTATCTGCTATTGTCCCATCAAAAAGATAGACTTCTTGTGGTATATATCCTATGCTTTGTCTCCAATATCCAATATTTTTATCTTCTAACTTTGTATCATCTAAATATACATTTCCATTTTTAGGTTTATATAGTCCTGTGATTAAATCTACAAGAGTTGTTTTTCCAGAGCCTGATTCTCCTACAAATGCTACTTTTTCTCCTTTAAATATATTTAGATTTATATTTTTTAGAACCTCTTTTCCTTTTTCAAATTCAAAACATACATCTTTTAATTCTATATTTTTATTAAACTCTATAGGATTATTTTCAATATTTTCAACTTCGTTTTCTAATTCATCAACTATGATATCAAGAGATTTTCTATAAAAAAGAATTCCTTGGTAATGAGTAATAATCCTATTTACTGATGGCAGTATTCTATATAACCCTATAAAAAATATTGATATTATTGGCATTATTTTAGCTAATCCATTTTCATCATACATTATTACAGAAAATATTATTAAAACTACCACTATTGAAAATCCTAAGAATTCTAAAATTAATCTTGGTACTGGTTGAGAAGACATATACTTTTTATCAACTTTTATATATTTATTACAAGAATTTTGAAAATTATTCATTATTTTCTCATCATTTGATTGTAATTTTATAAACTTATAGTTCCCAAATGTTGAGCCAATTATTTGATAATACTCTTCTATAGCTTTACTTCTTTCTATTCCCCATTTTTTTGTTTTATTTAATATTAGGTGTTTTATAAGAAGTATATTAATCCCCATAAATACAGTAACAAATAAAGTTATTTTTAAATCAACATATAACATTACCAAATATATAAAAAATACTACACATATTTCACTTAACATCATTAAGAAATTTTGAATCAATATAACTAATAAATTAGCTTCTGTTGTTATATTTTTCATAAGATCATTTGAGTTCTTTTTTATAAAGTTTTGATATGGATATTTCAAATAATTCTCCATTAACTTACATGTAAATTGATAATATGAATTTCGAGAAAAAGATACTAAAATATAATTAAAAAATATATTTAAAATATTTTTTATTAAAAATATTATTATTATAGTTATTCCAAAATAAAATATAAAATTCTTAGTACTTTCAAAGTTAAAAAAACTATATATTACTTTTAAATATTTATTCTCAAATATTATATTTTGATTAGTTACCATTGCCATAAATGGAACTATTGTTGATAGTCCTACTACTTCACTTAAAGAAATTATTATTGAAAAAACTGTTATTCC
Coding sequences within it:
- the yihA gene encoding ribosome biogenesis GTP-binding protein YihA/YsxC, yielding MNVKQADFVKSAVYEKDYPEQLNNMEFAFVGRSNVGKSSLINSITGRKKLAKTSKTPGRTQLINYFKINNEFFIVDLPGYGFAKVPKEMKAEWGKTMDRYIASPRKKLVFVLLDIRRIPSQEDIEMLVYLDHHDIPFKIIFTKIDKVSNNEKFKVMKEIKKKIEFHNEDVFFHSSLSDNGKEDILNFIETMLEKND
- the lon gene encoding endopeptidase La, with the translated sequence MSKTLFLPTRDLVIFPGIVTPIYVGRVKSINTLESAVNSKSKLVLGMQKDPSKENPDFPEDIYNIGVIVNILQIVKMPNNNIKVLVEAEDRVTIDGIEVGETEYKATYKILKCTNGKTKETEAVYRKVLSYFEKYVGLTGKISSELLVNLKGIKDINNAFDIISSNLPVKSEIRQELLEIFDIKERGYKLLELLTNEMEIASLEKKIDDKVKTKMNEAQKAYYIKEKISAMKEELGDYSQDDDMLDLVEKLKKAKLPKEVKQKLDVEMKKLSKMPPFSAEATVSRNYIETVLDLPWEKTTKDILDLKKANEILERDHYGLKDAKNRVLDYLSVKKLNPNMKGGILCLAGPPGIGKTSLVKSIADAMGRKFVRVSLGGVRDEAEIRGHRRTYIGSMPGKLIKAMKDAGTKNPVILLDEIDKMSNDYKGDPASAMLEVLDPEQNSHFEDHYVDMPFDLSKVFFVATANDLRNVSPPLRDRMEIINISSYTEFEKLHIAKKYLIKQAKEENGLKDYDIHIPDSVIMKIIDEYTREAGVRNLKREIITLCRKIAREVVEQKKKKFTIKSSSLEKLLGKPKFRPEKAKEKQPKQGVVNGLAWTSVGGVTLEVQGVSIPGKGEISLTGTLGNVMKESAQVAFTYVKANLDKYKLENPEFFEKKNIHLHFPEGATPKDGPSAGITIVTAILSVLTGRQVRQDIAMTGEVTITGDVLAIGGVKEKVIGAHRAGIREVILPDDNRMDESDIPSEVAKTMTIHFAKTYDDVEKLVFADK
- a CDS encoding valine--tRNA ligase, with the translated sequence MEELNKTYSPKEIESKWYKIWEDSKYFAGKMEEGKESYSIVIPPPNVTGILHMGHILNNSIQDTLVRYKRMCGYNTLWLPGCDHAGIATQNKVERKLAEEGLKKEDLGREKFIEETWKWKEKHGGIITTQLRKIGASLDWDRERFTMDEGLSKAVREIFVHLYNDGLIYQGEYMVNWCPRCGTALADDEVEHVEKDGHLWHVKYPVKDSDEFIIIATSRPETMLADVAVAVHPEDDRYKHLIGKKLILPLVGREIPVIADDYVDREFGTGALKITPAHDPNDFNVGKKHDLPIINMLTKEATVTDEFPKYAGLDRFEARKVMVEELKETGALIKVENIKHNVGQCYRCQTVVEPRVSKQWFVKTETLAQKALEVVRNGEIKIMPKRMEKIYYNWLENIRDWCISRQLWWGHRIPAWYGPDKYIFVARDENEAKEMAVKHYGKEMELIQEEDVLDTWFSSALWPFSTMGWPEKTKELETFYPTSTLVTGADIIFFWVARMIMFGLYEMKEIPFKDVFFHGIVRDELGRKMSKSLGNSPDPLNLIEEFGADAIRFSMIYNTSQGQDVHFSEKLLEMGRNFANKIWNVARFVIMNLEGFDVKSVNKEELKLELVDKWIFSRMNETSKEVADYIDKFQLDDAAKAVYEFLRGDFCDWYVELAKVRLYNDDEAGKASKTTAQYVLWTVLEAGLRMLHPFMPFITEEIWQKIKVEGDSIMIQQYPVADESLINRDIENSFEYIKDVISSLRNIKAEMGISPAKEVKVVIKTSDEMELKTLEDNYIFITKLAKIEELKYGKDMEKPEQSGFRVAGNSEVYMILTGLLNAEVEIKKIQEQIEKVQKDLDKVNAKLSDERFTSKAPAHILERERRIQKEHQDKMDKLTENLKNFM